A single region of the Syngnathus acus chromosome 6, fSynAcu1.2, whole genome shotgun sequence genome encodes:
- the LOC119124149 gene encoding filamin-C-like isoform X1 encodes MSNNYGEEPQYYQAADFGGEEDDEIPATEKDLAEDAPWKKIQQNTFTRWCNEHLKCVNKNIGDLQRDFSDGLKLIWLLEVLSQKKMYRKYHNRPNFRQMKLENVSVALEFLDREHIKLVSIDSKAIVDGNLKLILGLIWTLILHYSISMPMWDDEDDEEAKKLTPKQRLLGWIQNKVPQLPINNFNRDWRDGKALGALVDNCAPGLCPDWAEWDPNQPVENAREAMQQADDWLGVPQVIAPEEIVDPDVDEHSVMTYLSQFPKAKLKPGAPLKPKQLFPHKAKAYGPGIEPQGNKVLHPAVFTVETLEAGSGEVLVFVEDPEGHKEEAKVKPNKDKNRSYTVTYVPKVEGLHKVKVLFAGQDIDKSPYAVNVAKDMGDPSKVHARGPGLERTGNVANKPTYFDIYTAGAGNGDIAVVIVDPQGKKDTVEIILENKGDSVFRCTYRPVTEGPHAIHVLFGGHEIPKSPFPVNIAEAPPVAPPTGAPLQIIPQSVLTPPGTKAPPPPKKPARPTINPNACRATGRGLQPKGVRVKEVADFKVFTKGAGSGTLNVSVKGPTGAQEQVNVRDVGNGVYECEYYPLKPGKYTVGITWGGQPIPRSPFEVEVGPEAGFQKVRAWGPGLRTGMVGKSADFVVEAVGTDVGTLGFSIEGPSQAKIECDDKGDGSCDVRYWPTEPGDYAVHVVCDDEDIKDSPFMAHILPAANDTFPEKVKAFGPGLQPTGVTVNKATEFTIDARVAGKGPLTIYAQDAEGCAIDIKISDKGDGTYLCAYTPAKPIKHTIIIAWSGVNVPNSPFRVLVGEGCHPDRVKVYGPGVEKTGLKANEPTYFTVDCGQAGQGDISIGIKCAPGVVGPAEADIDFDIIKNDNDTFTVKYTPPAAGRYTIMVLFADQEIPISPFKVKVEPSHDAGKVKAEGPGLNKTGVEVGTPTHFTIYTKGAGKARPEVRFAASGPGEAVRDFEIIDNHDYSYTVKYTALQQGNMAITVTHGGDPIPQSPFHITVSPQLDIAKVKVEGLDTKVEVGRDQEFTVNAKGAGGQGNVGVKMTSPSGRPIPCKLESDKAKGVHGVKYIPPEEGQYKVDVSYDGNPVMGSPFGLEAVMPADPSKVRAFGPGLQGGVVGKPAPFTIDTKGAGAGGLGLTVEGPCEAKIECQDNGDGTCSVAYLPTEAGEYAINILFADKHVPGSPFKAAVRPAFDPSKVTASGPGLERAKAGETATFTVDCTRAGEAELTIEIVSDSGVKAEVRIQKTAEGTFSVTYIPPFHGAHTVTIKYGGHVIPHFPKVLQVEPSVDTSGVHVYGPGVEPRGVLREVTTHFIVDARALTKVGGNHVKARIVNPSGTTTTDGYVTDKGDGTYRVEYTPFEDGTHLIEVLVYDVPVPKSPFRVSVAEGCDPTRVRAYGPGLEGGITNKPNCFTVETRGAGTGGLGLTIEGASEAKISCKDNKDGSCSVEYVPFTPGDYDVNINYGGHPIPGSPFKVPVKDPVDPSKVKCSGPGLGSGVRAHIPQTFTVDCTRAGQAALDVKVFGPTGTTEPVGVKNNGDGTHTVHYTPAQDGHYTVAVKYADQEVPHSPFKVTSQPGHDASKVRASGPGLDSKGVSASLPVEFTIDARDAGEGLLTVQILDPEGKPKNASIQDNRDGTYTVSYVPDSIGPYTITIKYGGDEIPYSPYRIQSNPTGDASKCRLTVSIGGHGVSGLQKLQTSEDTVITVDAKAAGKGKVTCKVLTPQGMELDMDVVENRDGTFDIYYTAPEPGKYVITIRFGGQNIPKSPFHVVASNEPVAPRDTVDPLFRPVNFLVPFTPQQGEISGEVRMPSGKTARPHITDNKDGTITIKYQPTERGLHEMDIKYEGNHIPGSPLQFFVDAVNSGVVSAYGPGLSYGMVNKAATFTVVTKNAGEGGLSLAVEGPSKAEITCKDNKDGTCTVSYLPTAPGDYSIIVKFDNKHIPGSPFVAKITGDDSITRTSQLNVGTSADVSLKITETDLSSLSASIRAPSGNEEPCLLKRLPNRHLGISFTPKEVGEHEVSVRKNGVHVANSPFKIMVGQSEIGEASRVKAFGKGLVEAHTSEMAEFFVDTRNAGYGGLALSIEGPSKVDINCEDMEDGTCKVTYCPTEPGNYTVNIKFAEKHIPGSPFTVKVTGEGRMKESITRKRQASSIASVGSTCGLNLKIPGNWFQTVSAQERLTRTFTRSSHTYTRTERTEISKTRGGETKREVRVEESTQVGGGGSPFRDVFGDFLGRESLSSFAGVAARPEARGADVAGEMGSQAMTAQVTSPGGKTVDADIVDGGNSTYSVRFVPQEMGAHTVNVKYRGQHVPGSPFQFTVGPMGEGGAHKVRAGGPGLERGVAAAPSEFSIWTREAGAGGLSIAVEGPSKAEISFEDRKDGSCGVSYIVKEPGDYEVSIKFNNEHIPDSPFIVPIATLSDEARRLTFSSLQEKDLKVNQEASFMVQRNGARGVVDAKVHTPSGSSEECYVTELDGDKTAVRFIPRENGVHSIDVKFNGCHIPGSPFNVRMGDPGLIGDPGMVTAHGPGLLGGITGAPSDFVVNTCNAGPGTLSVNIDGPSKVKMDCCECPEGYKVTYIPMAPGNYLITIKYGGPQHIVGSPFKAKVTGARLSGGHSLHETSSVLVETVTKSSKVGGGAFASASSKLTSDAGKVVCRGTGLSKATVGQKNNFTVDCGKAGSNMLMVGVHGPHAPCEEVYVKHMGNKLYNVTYTVKDKGSYTLIVKWGDDNVPGSPYKVAAS; translated from the exons ATGAGCAACAACTACGGCGAGGAGCCGCAGTACTACCAGGCCGCCGACTTTGGCGGCGAGGAGGACGACGAGATCCCGGCCACCGAGAAGGACCTGGCCGAGGATGCGCCGTGGAAGAAGATCCAGCAGAACACCTTCACCCGCTGGTGCAACGAGCACCTCAAGTGCGTCAACAAGAACATCGGCGACCTGCAGCGCGACTTCAGCGACGGCCTGAAGCTCATTTGGCTGCTGGAAGTCCTGAGCCAGAAGAAGATGTACCGCAAGTACCACAACAGGCCCAACTTCCGGCAGATGAAGCTGGAAAACGTCTCTGTGGCACTGGAGTTTCTGGACCGGGAGCACATCAAGCTGGTGTCCATCG ACAGCAAAGCCATTGTTGACGGGAATCTCAAGCTGATCCTGGGTCTTATCTGGACTCTGATCCTGCACTACTCCATCTCCATGCCCATGTGGGACGACGAGGACGATGAGGAGGCCAAGAAGCTGACGCCCAAGCAGCGTCTGCTGGGCTGGATCCAGAACAAAGTGCCCCAGCTGCCCATCAACAACTTCAACCGCGACTGGAGGGACGGCAAAGCCCTCGGGGCCTTGGTGGACAACTGCGCTCCGG GTTTGTGTCCCGACTGGGCCGAGTGGGACCCCAACCAGCCCGTGGAGAACGCCAGAGAAGCCATGCAGCAGGCCGACGATTGGTTGGGTGTGCCTCAG GTGATCGCGCCTGAGGAGATCGTGGATCCAGATGTGGACGAGCACTCGGTGATGACCTACCTGTCGCAGTTCCCCAAAGCCAAGCTCAAGCCAGGCGCTCCTCTCAAACCCAAACAGCTTTTCCCTCACAAGGCCAAAGCCTATGGACCAG GTATCGAGCCTCAGGGTAACAAGGTGCTTCACCCTGCCGTGTTCACCGTGGAGACTCTGGAAGCCGGCAGCGGCGAGGTCCTGGTCTTTGTGGAGGATCCCGAGGGGCACAAAGAAGAG GCTAAAGTGAAACCCAACAAGGACAAAAACAGAAGCTACACTGTCACTTATGTTCCTAAAGTTGAGGGTCTGCACAAG GTCAAGGTGTTATTTGCGGGTCAGGACATCGACAAGAGCCCCTATGCGGTGAACGTGGCAAAAGACATGGGTGACCCCAGTAAAGTCCACGCCAGGGGGCCCGGTCTGGAGCGCACCGGGAACGTGGCCAACAAACCCACCTACTTTGACATTTACACAGCCG GCGCTGGCAACGGCGACATCGCCGTGGTTATTGTCGACCCTCAAGGCAAAAAAGACACCGTGGAGATCATTCTGGAGAACAAAGGCGACAGCGTGTTCCGATGCACTTATCGCCCCGTGACTGAGGGTCCGCACGCCATCCACGTGCTGTTCGGAGGCCACGAGATCCCAAAGAGCCCGTTCCCCGTCAACATCGCCGAAG CACCTCCTGTTGCTCCTCCCACGGGAGCTCCATTGCAGATAATCCCTCAATCAGTGCTCACTCCTCCCGGAACAaaggccccccccccaccaaaaaaaccCGCCCGTCCAA CCATCAATCCAAACGCCTGCAGAGCCACAGGTCGAGGACTCCAGCCCAAGGGTGTGAGAGTAAAGGAGGTTGCAGACTTCAAAGTTTTCACCAAGGGCGCCGGCAGTGGAACATTGAACGTCTCGGTCAAAGGGCCCA CCGGCGCGCAGGAGCAAGTCAACGTGCGAGATGTCGGAAACGGCGTGTACGAGTGCGAGTATTACCCCCTCAAGCCGGGTAAATACACAGTCGGCATTACCTGGGGAGGCCAGCCCATCCCCCGCAG CCCCTTTGAAGTGGAGGTGGGACCCGAGGCCGGTTTCCAGAAGGTGAGGGCCTGGGGTCCCGGTCTGAGGACGGGGATGGTGGGAAAATCTGCCGACTTTGTGGTAGAGGCCGTCGGCACAGATGTCGGGACGCTGG GCTTCTCCATCGAAGGACCCTCTCAAGCTAAGATCGAGTGCGACGACAAGGGCGACGGCTCCTGCGACGTCCGCTACTGGCCCACCGAACCCGGCGACTACGCCGTCCATGTGGTTTGCGACGACGAGGACATCAAGGACAGCCCCTTCATGGCCcacatcctgcccgctgctaACGACACCTTCCCCGAGAAG GTGAAAGCGTTCGGGCCGGGCCTGCAGCCAACTGGCGTGACGGTGAACAAAGCCACCGAATTCACCATCGATGCCCGCGTGGCCGGGAAGGGTCCGCTCACCATCTACGCCCAG GATGCCGAAGGCTGCGCCATCGACATCAAAATCAGCGACAAGGGCGACGGCACGTATTTGTGCGCGTACACTCCTGCCAAGCCCATTAAACacaccatcatcatcgcctGGAGTGGCGTCAACGTGCCCAACAGCCCCTTCAGG GTGCTGGTCGGCGAGGGTTGTCATCCAGACAGGGTCAAGGTCTACGGGCCCGGAGTGGAGAAGACGGGCCTCAAGGCTAACGAGCCCACATACTTCACCGTGGACTGCGGCCAGGCCGGTCAAG GCGACATCAGCATTGGAATCAAGTGCGCCCCGGGGGTGGTTGGCCCTGCCGAGGCGGACATCGACTTTGACATCATCAAGAATGACAATGACACCTTTACTGTCAAGTACACGCCCCCGGCGGCGGGTCGCTACACCATCATGGTGCTCTTTGCTGACCAA GAAATTCCCATCAGTccgttcaaagtcaaagtggaGCCCTCTCACGATGCTGGCAAGGTGAAAGCCGAGGGGCCCGGACTCAACAAGACAG GAGTGGAGGTGGGCACGCCCACCCACTTCACTATCTACACAAAGGGTGCGGGCAAAGCCAGGCCCGAGGTGCGCTTCGCGGCCTCGGGCCCAGGGGAGGCAGTCCGTGACTTTGAGATCATCGATAACCACGATTACTCCTACACGGTCAAGTACACCGCTCTTCAAcag GGCAACATGGCCATCACGGTGACCCACGGAGGCGACCCCATCCCGCAGAGTCCCTTCCATATCACAGTGTCACCGCAGCTGGATATCGCAAAAGTCAAAGTGGAGGGATTGGACACCA AAGTGGAAGTGGGAAGGGACCAGGAATTCACAGTGAACGCCAAGGGTGCCGGCGGGCAGGGCAACGTAGGCGTGAAGATGACCTCGCCCAGCGGCCGACCCATCCCGTGCAAGCTGGAGTCGGACAAAGCCAAAGGCGTTCACGGCGTGAAGTACATCCCCCCGGAGGAGGGGCAGTACAAGGTGGATGTCAGCTATGACGGAAACCCCGTCATGGGAAGCCCCTTTGGGCTGGAAGCCGTGATGCCCGCTGACCCCTCAAAG GTCCGAGCTTTCGGCCCCGGTCTTCAGGGCGGCGTGGTGGGCAAACCGGCTCCGTTCACTATCGACACCAAAGGAGCGGGTGCCGGCGGGCTGGGCCTAACGGTGGAGGGTCCCTGCGAGGCCAAAATCGAGTGCCAAGACAACGGCGACGGCACGTGCTCGGTCGCCTACCTGCCCACCGAGGCCGGCGAGTACGCCATCAACATCCTGTTCGCCGACAAGCACGTTCCGGGCTCCCCTTTCAAGGCGGCGGTACGGCCGGCCTTCGACCCCAGCAAGGTCACGGCCAGCGGCCCCGGGCTGGAAAGAGCCAAGGCAGGGGAGACGGCCACCTTCACTGTGGACTGCACACGGGCCGGCGAGGCAGAGCTCACCATCGAGATCGTATCGGACAGCGGGGTGAAGGCCGAGGTGCGCATCCAGAAAACGGCAGAGGGAACTTTCTCCGTCACCTACATCCCGCCGTTCCACGGCGCGCACACCGTTACCATCAAGTACGGAGGCCACGTGATCCCCCACTTCCCCAAGGTTCTGCAGGTGGAGCCTTCAGTGGACACCAGCGGGGTGCACGTCTACGGGCCAGGAGTGGAGCCGAGAG GCGTCCTGCGAGAGGTCACGACCCACTTCATCGTGGACGCCCGCGCTCTCACCAAGGTCGGAGGCAATCACGTGAAGGCTCGCATCGTCAACCCTTCGGGCACCACCACCACGGATGGCTACGTCACCGACAAGGGCGACGGCACCTACAGAGTGGAGTACACGCCCTTTGAGGACG GCACGCATCTGATTGAGGTCCTAGTCTATGACGTGCCCGTACCCAAAAGTCCCTTCAGAGTGTCAGTGGCGGAGGGATGCGATCCCACCCGGGTCAGGGCCTATGGACCGGGCCTGGAGGGAGGAATCACTAACAAGCCCAACTGCTTCACGGTGGAGACCAG GGGTGCCGGGACCGGAGGTCTGGGACTAACCATCGAGGGTGCGTCCGAGGCCAAAATCTCTtgcaaagacaacaaagaCGGAAGCTGCAGCGTGGAGTACGTCCCCTTCACGCCCGGAGACTACGATGTCAACATCAACTACGGCGGTCACCCCATCCCGGGCAGTCCCTTCAAAGTGCCCGTCAAAGACCCCGTGGACCCCAGCAAGGTCAAGTGCTCTGGTCCCGGCCTGGGTTCCGGAGTGAGAGCGCACATCCCTCAAACGTTCACGGTGGACTGCACTCGGGCCGGGCAGGCTGCGCTGGATGTCAAAGTGTTTGGACCGACAG GTACCACGGAGCCAGTGGGTGTCAAAAACAATGGTGACGGCACCCACACTGTTCACTACACCCCAGCTCAGGACGGACACTACACCGTGGCAGTCAAATATGCAGACCAGGAAGTCCCGCATAG TCCATTCAAGGTCACGTCTCAGCCCGGGCACGACGCCAGCAAGGTGCGAGCCAGCGGCCCCGGTCTGGACAGCAAAGGCGTGTCCGCCAGCCTTCCCGTAGAGTTCACCATTGACGCTCGCGATGCCGGCGAGGGGCTGCTCACTGTGCAGATTCTG GACCCGGAGGGCAAGCCGAAGAACGCCAGCATCCAGGACAACAGGGACGGCACCTACACCGTGTCCTACGTCCCCGACTCCATCGGCCCGTACACCATCACCATCAAATATGGAGGGGATGAAATTCCGTACTCGCCCTACAGGATTCAGTCCAATCCCACGGGAGATGCCAGCAAGTGTCGCCTCACAG tgTCAATAGGAGGACACGGCGTAT CGGGCCTTCAGAAGCTGCAGACCTCAGAGGACACGGTCATCACGGTGGACGCAAAGGCCGCCGGCAAGGGCAAGGTAACGTGCAAGGTGTTGACGCCGCAAGGGATGGAGCTGGACATGGACGTGGTGGAGAATCGCGACGGCACCTTCGACATTTACTACACGGCCCCCGAACCCGGCAAATACGTCATCACCATTCGCTTCGGAGGCCAAAACATCCCCAAGAGCCCCTTCCACGTGGTG GCCTCAAACGAGCCGGTTGCCCCTCGCGACACGGTGGACCCTCTCTTCAGGCCGGTCAACTTCCTGGTGCCTTTCACGCCGCAGCAAGGAGAAATATCAG GTGAGGTCCGGATGCCCTCGGGCAAGACGGCCAGGCCGCATATCACCGACAATAAAGACGGCACCATCACCATCAAGTACCAACCCACCGAGAGAGGCCTGCACGAGATGGACATCAAATATGAAGGCAACCACATTCCAG GAAGCCCTCTGCAGTTCTTTGTGGACGCCGTGAACAGTGGAGTGGTGTCGGCCTACGGTCCCGGCCTGAGTTACGGCATGGTCAACAAAGCCGCCACCTTCACTGTGGTCACCAAGAACGCGGGCGAAG GCGGTCTCTCCCTGGCAGTGGAGGGCCCATCTAAGGCAGAGATCACCTGCAAGGACAACAAAGACGGCACCTGCACCGTGTCCTATCTTCCCACGGCGCCCGGAGACTACAGCATCATTGTCAAGTTTGACAACAAGCACATTCCCGGCAGCCCCTTTGTCGCCAAGATCACCG GCGACGACAGCATTACCCGCACGTCCCAGCTGAACGTGGGCACGTCCGCCGACGTTTCGCTCAAGATCACCGAAACGGACCTGAGCTCTCTCAGCGCCAGCATCCGAGCGCCCTCGGGCAACGAGGAACCCTGCCTGCTCAAGAGGCTGCCCAACAGACACCTCG GTATCTCATTCACCCCGAAAGAGGTGGGCGAGCATGAAGTGAGCGTGAGGAAGAACGGCGTACACGTCGCCAACAGCCCCTTCAAGATCATGGTCGGCCAATCGGAGATCGGCGAGGCCAGCCGGGTCAAAGCCTTCGGCAAAGGCCTGGTGGAGGCGCACACGTCTGAGATGGCCGAATTCTTTGTGGACACCAGGAACGCCG GTTACGGCGGGCTGGCGTTGTCCATCGAGGGTCCCAGCAAAGTGGATATCAACTGCGAAGATATGGAGGACGGGACGTGCAAGGTGACCTACTGTCCGACAGAGCCCGGAAATTACACCGTTAACATCAAGTTTGCCGAAAAGCACATCCCAG GAAGTCCGTTCACAGTGAAGGTGACCGGCGAAGGGAGGATGAAGGAGAGCATAACCAGAAAGAGGCAGGCGTCCTCCATCGCTTCGGTGGGCAGCACCTGCGGACTCAACCTGAAGATTCCAG GAAACTGGTTCCAGACGGTGTCGGCCCAAGAGAGGCTCACCCGGACGTTCACCCGTAGCAGCCACACGTACACGCGCACCGAGCGCACCGAGATCAGCAAAACCCGCGGCGGCGAGACCAAGCGGGAAGTTCGGGTGGAGGAGAGCACTCAGGTGGGCGGAGGGGGCAGCCCCTTCAGAGACGTCTTTGGAGACTTCCTGGGCCGGGAGAGCCTGAGCAGCTTCGCCGGCGTCGCGGCCAGACCCGAAG CGCGTGGCGCCGATGTTGCAGGCGAGATGGGCTCGCAGGCCATGACGGCCCAGGTGACCAGCCCCGGGGGCAAGACGGTGGACGCCGACATCGTGGACGGAGGAAACAGCACGTACAGCGTGCGCTTCGTCCCCCAGGAGATGGGAGCGCACACCGTCAACGTCAAGTACCGAGGCCAGCACGTCCCCGGGAGCCCCTTCCAGTTTACCGTGGGGCCCATGGGGGAGGGAGGCGCGCACAAGGTCCGGGCGGGAGGCCCCGGCCTGGAAAGAGGCGTGGCCGCAGCACCTT CTGAATTTAGCATCTGGACTAGAGAGGCCGGCGCCGGGGGCTTGTCCATTGCCGTGGAAGGGCCCAGCAAGGCGGAAATCTCCTTTGAGGACAGAAAGGACGGCTCCTGCGGCGTCTCTTACATCGTCAAAGAACCCG GTGACTACGAGGTGTCGATTAAGTTCAACAACGAGCACATCCCCGACAGCCCGTTCATCGTTCCCATCGCGACCCTGTCGGACGAAGCCCGCAGGCTCACGTTCAGCAGCCTGCAG gaGAAGGATTTGAAGGTGAACCAAGAAGCCTCGTTCATGGTGCAGCGCAACGGCGCTCGCGGCGTGGTGGACGCCAAAGTCCACACCCCCTCCGGCAGCTCCGAGGAGTGTTACGTCACCGAGCTGGATGGCG ACAAGACCGCCGTCCGCTTCATTCCCCGCGAAAACGGCGTCCACTCCATCGACGTCAAGTTCAACGGCTGCCACATTCCGGGAAGCCCCTTCAACGTGCGGATGGGAGATCCCGGACTGATCGGGGATCCGGGCATGGTTACGGCGCACGGCCCCGGCCTACTGGGCGGAATTACCG GCGCGCCCTCCGACTTTGTGGTCAACACGTGCAACGCCGGGCCGGGCACGCTGTCGGTGAACATCGACGGGCCGTCCAAGGTCAAGATGGACTGCTGCGAGTGTCCCGAAGGCTACAAAGTCACCTACATCCCCATGGCGCCCGGCAACTATCTCATCACCATCAAGTACGGCGGGCCGCAGCACATTGTCGGGAGCCCCTTCAAAGCTAAAGTCACAG GCGCCCGCCTGTCAGGCGGACACAGCCTGCACGAGACCTCGTCCGTCCTGGTGGAAACGGTCACCAAGTCGTCCAAAGTGGGCGGCGGCGCTTTcgcctccgcctcctccaaGCTGACGTCGGACGCCGGCAAGGTGGTCTGCCGCGGGACGGGCCTGAGCAAGGCCACGGTGGggcagaaaaacaatttcacaGTCGACTGCGGCAAAGCAG GCAGCAACATGCTGATGGTGGGCGTGCACGGGCCTCACGCTCCGTGCGAGGAGGTCTACGTCAAGCACATGGGCAACAAGCTCTACAACGTCACCTACACCGTCAAGGACAAGGGCAGCTACACGCTCATCGTCAAATGGGGAGACGACAACGTCCCCGGCAGCCCCTACAAAGTGGCCGCGTCCTAA